The Scatophagus argus isolate fScaArg1 chromosome 4, fScaArg1.pri, whole genome shotgun sequence DNA window AACTGCTTGTGAATAaccagggacagagagagagatgcagaaagATGTACCATCATAAAGACAAACGAGgcgaaaacaaacacagacaaaatgagacagggggagggggggcttgAAGGGAGCAGGGAGAGGATGCAATGCAGGGACTGACTCTTGGGAGGAAATGCAGGAGGGCCCATCTGAGGACACGGAGCCACTGGAGAGGCCTGAGGAGGCGTTGGACAGGGTTGACACAGTGGACATGCGACGCAGGGTGGAGGACAGGATGTAGGGCATCACCACGGAGCCCACGCggctcttcttcctctcagtgAGAGAGCAGGGCTGGGACACACAAATGGGATTAAGCATCATCGGCGAATCTTGGCAGGGGAGGAGCACAATGACAGGCAGAACTCGGGTTACAGAGGACTTGGCTAAAGGAAGATTTATGGTCCTGCGCTAATATAATGTACACTGCTTTGAATGAGAGGCGTTTGATAGGAAGGCAAGAGGGCCAATAGCTTAAGTTGGCACCCTCTTACATTAAATGGAGTTTGCGGCTGGCAACGCACCAAGGTTATGACGCCATAATGCTTCTCCACTTTCTCCCGAAGGTCTTGGAAGCAAGTAACCAGACGGTTGTGTAAGGGCTTCAGCTGCTCCGTCGTCTTCTCCCCGTGGATGCGAATCCCGTCTGCCAGGAGAGGGATCTGAAGGGGAGGACGGGTGCTCGAGTATTACAAAACAGGCTCTGCTCTGAGGCCCATGTCAGTGACAGTGACGGTGGGGGAGGGAGGTTTACCTGCAGGGCGATGAGGTGTTTAAGGACCTCAATGCGCTCGTGGTCCTCTGGGTGCTCTTGGATGTAGGTGTCTGTAAAGAATGCCTGGAGAGGACGAAAACTGTCTTAAAATAAAGCTGCAGTGAGCAGGCTTCCACAGCATGACAAAGAGGCCACTGTGGCCCACTTATAAATTAAACTTTGCAACTCGTAAGAGGCTGGAGGCCAGCAGGAACTCATGTTAATGAAAAATGGGCTTACAAATTCATATTAATGTTTGCAGCTGAATGATTGATCTGTTAGTTTGGCAGAGTTTGATAGCAGTATATGCTTTTCCAAATCAATTACTTTAGAGCCAACTGTGCACACAACCTGAACCCGATTCATCAAACAGCTGAAATCCAGCAAATAACCCGCAGCCTGTGAGCAGCGGGACACTCACACTCGTTCTGTACTCGAGCATAGTGGATTTGAAGACCGGTACCAGCAGTGCATCCACATGTAGTGTGTTACAAATCAAATCAGCCACACGGCTCTATAGATGATGCTTTGTTGGTTGACTACTTTGATCAAGACTGAAACCATCTGTTAGGGCTAATTAGCTACGGTTAGCACGCTAAATATGCTAGCCAGGATGGTTAACATGcctgctaaacatcagtatGCATATTAACTTTGCCACTGTGAGCGTATTAGCATTAGCATCCTGATGTTATCATTTAGCTCACATTATGGTATGGCCTGCATTGTGGTTAGCATTGATTAGCGAATGTAAACATGCTAGCACTCCACTAAGaaggtgaacatggtaaacaaatatcagcatgttagcactgtcattgAGAACATGTGATCATATAAGCGCAGGCTCACTGaactgctagcatggctgtagacgGCTGTTAGGATTCATTTGATGAGATTTTCTATGATGGTTGTTTTATTGTCTCTCTGTACTTGTTTGTTCAAAAGATTTTTGTGTAGAAAATCTCCTTCCATGTGGCAGGTGGTAGCCACACGCTGTGGTGGCAGCTAGCTGGTTACTGAGTCTTCTGTTTGGTGGCAACCTGCCTTAAGGTGCCATCTAAAAGCCAGAACGAAAAgaaatgtaatgtttatttaaGAGCTGCTGGACTATTTCCACACTGTATGTTTATTATTAGCATCAATATTTCACTTTGGAACACCCATAATCCAAGGTTACCCTGAAGTCTCAACCTCAGTATGAGGACCCGATTAAATAATGCTGTTAATTTACTTGTTGATTTGTTGGCTGTGCCTGAAAGTCATCTTATCAGTCAAAAAGTCAGACCTTCTCGTAGTTGGAAAAGCCGCCCATGACGGCAGGGTCGACGATGCCGCTGAGCATCATGGACAGCGGGTTGATGGACAGCGAGCGATCGCACGCTTGCTGCTGCACGAGGTTACTCAGCTTCTCGTTGGCCATCTCCATGGTCTCTACGGCGTTCTCCAGAGGACTGATCTCCTCCTGCCCGTCAGGAGAATCACACGAATGAGGAATTTTCAAGGCGAAAGAAACAAGAACGTCTGAGCATCAAGGCTGCTTCTTACCACCGAGACCGATTTGACTTCAAACCATTTCAGGATCCCCGGGAAGCGATAAGCGGTGATATAGGTTGTTCTTTCAATCCACATGGTCTGCAGGGCAGAAGAGATGAAGGACCTACTGAGGGCTTACATTTTAGGGTCATTATTCACATTTAGACTGAGACTGTTCATACGTCTCGTTTTAACTTAAGGCCGTGCGCTTGCTTACGTATATGAGCTTAGTTCTTTAAGgtaaatttaaaaagtgctcACTGCAAATTCATTGTCTGGGTCCTTTTCACCTTTCCTGAAGGGCCTGGAATACTGGAACTGGTCCACTTCATTGGTTCTGTAATAGCTGTAAAAGAACAGGGAAGGACAGCAGTGAGTTAGCGCTTTGACCAGAGAACCATAAATCCCATTCCCATTCACGAGAAAAGATAAATCAGCCCTTAAGTGTCCTGTTACGCACTTTAATATCTGCTCTGGAACCCCCTTGTCTTTAAACTGGTGCGGCACAGTGAGAACAGGCTTGACAGTGAAGCACTGGATGTCTGAGGGTCAGCTCAGGATAAGACCAGGGGCAAAGCAAAGCTGGActgaatttgatttttctgaAACTGTCAAGAGTCCATGTTAACAGTCCTGTGAGGCTCTCCTAATAAAAGGCTGTCAGTTCAGCCCAAATTAAAACcacatattttacatgtatttcCATCATATTGCACCATATTGGCCCGTTAAGAAGCTAcgtttaccatgttcaccatgttACCATGTTTCTGTGTAGCTGActagcatgctgacatttgctcATTAGCAATAAAAACAGCTTGTAGGCCAGGAGTTCTGCTAGATttagtcataaaccaaagtgtcGGGTAAATTTAAATCCTGACCTGATGACATCCGTCATCAAATTTATCACAGCGCTTTGTTAACCTCAGTGCTGCTAACTTTGCTAAAAATCCTGGTGTGATCAGCTGCCGTGTGGCTGACTGTAAAGGATACACTGCCCGGGGGAGTTGCTGATGTTGTCTCCAGGGGGCGCCGTGCTGGTCATCCGCACTGCGTTGGGGAACTGAGAGAGGAGCTTCAAGCTGAAGTCTTCCAGCCACTCGTACTCCTTCCCTCTGTAGATGAACATCTTGTTCTGTGGTGCAACGCAACAAATGAAGCTCAATAAAAAGCTAAAATTAGGATCAAACTTGTTTTCCATATTGTTTGAAAGGTGCGCTTGTGCAACGCTGTGACATTCGCTCGTGTCATCAAAAAGCCAACGACCTTTACCCCCGATTCACTGTCTCCAAAGCCAACTCACTGCATCAGCATGGCACATGATGCTTCCTCTGTTTATTACTGGAGCAGGTAATCACTTTCTTACCCTGAGGAAAGTCGGGAATCCGAGGCCATAATATCCTACAGCGAAGTACTCAGGCTGTGGCCGCATGGCGTGCATGATGTTTTCATAGAACTTGGCTTGATTTTTCTGTGATGGAGGACAGAGACGGCGGTGAGGCAGCGTGTGGTAATCTGTCTCTCAGTggttacaaaatgaaataatatcagAATAAATTAATTCCAATAACTCTTTCAAAAAAAGAATGTGTTTGCTCTCCTTTCCTTTTATGTGATGATCACACTGAACTGCTAACTGCTGACAGACTTTATGAACAGACTCTGAGTTGTGCACCAGCAAACACAGTCTGGGTGGAAATGAGTTGGGTAAACAGGTTAGCACACAATTATCTCTTCCCCATCTCCTCCGGCTGTCTCTGCAAGCCGCCGTGCTCAGGCTGGAACACGATCCCTCCACGACTCAACGTTCCACGCTGTGTCCGTGCAGCCCCGTTACGATGCAGGCGTCCTCTTACCAGCAGCTGGCTCAGCTCCATGAAGTCAAACATGTGGCTCTCGTGCATCTTGGCCAGCTGCTTGCCCAGCTCGATGGCCTTCTCCCACATCTGAGGAGACACGTGCACGGCTCAGTTAAAAGGCCACATAAAACGGGAACACTGAAAGTCAGCGCTCGGCGTCGCCATCCGGCTCCCGCGGCCGTCGTCGCAGTCGAAATGCGAGGTGTGACGCCAAAAAGAAACTCGCGGCTGCTGTGTGAGCACACACAATCTGAACCTGTGACAGCAGCTCGACTCACCTTGCCCTTGTCCAGGTAACATATGATCTCCTGGAAGAGCCGCTCTTTGAGCTCCTGCTGGGTCCACACGTGCTCCCCGTCTCTGGGTATCAGGTGGGGCGCGCAGGGTTTGTCCGACCACTGGGGGAGCACAACATTTAGACGCTGGTGACATCAGAGCTGCATTGATTAGTTAACTGAGAGCAAATCAGTCACACACTCAGTCAGACATTTGGTGGTTTGAAGACGAGCTATTCTCACACATTTTAAGCGttaaaaacagcattaaaaattcTGATCTTGTTTaagctgaaacagaagcagctttGATGTGTCAGAGACCTCCAGTAACTCGGCGTGAAGCAGCAGGGTGTAGGCCGCCTCCGTGTAGTTCTCACAGTCCAGGTGCAAATCTCGCAGCTTGTACAAGTACCTGGTAACAAGAGCACATCGGTCAGACAGCAGCGCAGCCAGACACTCAGTCCCAAAACAAAAAGCTCCGAGCGTCTGTCTGCCTCACCGGATGTAAatgtcctctctctttttttctttgtagaaaTTCTGCAAGAGAAAGACGCCGCGTGCGTTTTATTTTCTCGGGTCACGGCTAACTGTTTCGTGTACAAACAGCGTGGCGCCCTGAAGGCAGCACGTACCAGCACGTTGACGGTGCAGCTCATGCGGTGCTCAGGACTCTCGTCATGCGTGATGGTGCGGTACGCCAGCAGATTCTCCAGCAGGCTGCTCAGCAGCAGGGCCAGCTCCTCTCCTGACTGCGACAGGTATCTGTGGCGTCTGCAGTGCTCCAgcaggctgcacacacaaacacacacccttcACTCACTTCTCTCCAGCAGCCAGGGCCTCCTGACGAGCACATTAAACTGCGTCTCTGCAGTTGTTTGGGACGGTTCGCTGTGTCCGCGAGGCCTTTGTGTTCATTCTAACAGAGCGTCTCGTCCTTCTGGCTCCTACTGCAGATTCATTATGATAAAGACCCTCGTGTTTCAGAAGCAAACCCACATGAAGTCCCCTTCACACAGAAATGATGATGTGTTGTAGCACCCAAACAACTCTGAGAACAAAAGAGatcttttctgtttgatgtGCCGCTCCGCCTTACGTTTTCTCCAGCAGGACTTTGTACTGCTCATCCCCTCGGCCTCCTTCCACCTCTTGATCCAATTTTGTTATCAGTTCGTTCTCAAACTACAAAGACAAggagaacattaaaaaaagacccacaccatcacacacatcTCAAACGTCATATTTAGCCCGAGAGCAGCTTCGATCGCACTGAGACAAAGAGCACGGGCGGCTGAGCTTGTGTTTTTTACCGTTTCAAACGTGCGTCCGGGGCTGAAGTTGTGCTCGCACTGCATCATGTCGAAGAAGATGGGGATGGTCGCTTTCCTCAGCTCGGGCTCCGGCACCAGCGTGACCTCCAGGATGGGCCCCACCATGGCTGGGATGAACTTCATTTTGTGGGGGCCTGAGGGACAGCAAAACATTATCTCGCAGAAATATCATAGTATGATTTGAGAAGGCAATAAGCTGCACCTTCATTCCCCAACAAACAGAGGACAGATCTAATAACgtggcaaacaaaacaacagcacactgTGAAACTGGACAACAGAAAATATTGTCCTGTCATTCCCCTCGCATTACTGCCAGGCACTGAATAAACAATTCAAAGCCCCTGATAACAGCAGCTTTATCACATGGTGCAAAACACTCACCAAGATTGTACCACATGTCTCTCATCTTAAATCCAATAGTCTTCCTCATGTCTCCGTATCTGCGGTCAATTTAAATCAAAGAGCCGTTAAATGAAGTTCTCTCCTTTTAAATAACTGATGAATTGTATATGATCTCACTTGTTCAGAATCTTATTTCGTTTCTCTTGAGAGAAGGATTCCAGCTGCAGTGTGGGGTGGGTGAGGAACGCCACAGTCAGATGAAAGTAGTTATTCCACAGCTGCAAGGGGTTTCAAATATTAATACTTTAATTACCTTCTCATAACACTGGCTTCTGATTGAGTTTAAGAATATAAAAAAGTGACCGCTGTCAAGGCTGGGAAGGAGACCTACCTGTAGTTCAAAATGCGCCTGGTCCAGGAAATACATGTTGAGGACGTCCGAGTACTGGTTGATGGCCCTCAGGAAGACCTGCATCTGCACCAGGTTCATGATCACCCAGTCGGTGGGGAAGACGTTTCCCATGAGGTCCTTAAACATGATGAAGGTCTCCATGAGGAAGTCCTGAGGGCAGCAGGAGAATAAAAGCTTTACTGCAAGAGCAAAAACCAATCAATCGTGTTTCTCCTCGTAGCAGCGCTTGTGTTTATCCCTCTGGACCGGTTTGGTGTGAGCCACAGAAtccagatggataaacagcagtactatttaagagtagactaaacACTctcctgtttgataaagcttatagttagggctggcctaggccggcccctagttatgctgctatagagatctcccatgatgcactgagctctttcttcctctccctctccttctgcacacattcatgtcccattaatgcatattactaactcagcttcttccctggaggccttgtgctttctcatctctcaggttcccatttaattctattactactctgtacagctactaccattgtTACTGTtgctaatactgctatcataatcaccatagtacctcctgtatacttcattatcattatctacagttccaatacttcaATACTTCTGGTAGTATTACtgctgctacgcatctctgcTTGTGCCTTCCCCCAACCCagctggtcaaggcagatggccgcccacctagacacggggtctgctctgaggtttctgccttctaaaaggcagtttttcctcgccactgtcgccaagtgcttgctcaaggggggatgttgggttctctatattacaatttaatgaaagagtttggtctagacctgctctaattggaaagtgtcatgagataacttttgttgtgaattggcgctacataaataaactgaactgaactgaaattgaattgaattacagGTACGAGGAAGAATACGtgctcttgcttttttttcagctgcactgtccctttaaagaaatacaataatAGCAGTAacaagcagcagagcagaaagcagCGCTGCtccatgtcagacacacataaTGCTCCCCTGGCTTAATGAAGGCCCACTGACATCCTCATCATGTCAGTCCAATCCATTGCATGAAATGTCTATAATCAATATTGCCTTAAGGAGCAGTAAGTGGCCTGGCTGGTTTAATGCCTGTTATTGATGAGATGTTTCGGGACGAGATGTAGCCAACAGGGGAGGGCCCGGCACACTTACAATGATATCCTGTCTCGTCCTGAAGGTGCTGATGTAGTGGGCGTAATGCGTGTCGTCCATCTGCTTCAGGATGGCCGTCATGCAGGCGAGATAGTGACCCTGTTGCAGAGGAGCACTCGCATCACTTCACTGTAAAACTGCACTCACAGCACGCGTTCCTCGTGTTCGGGCTACCGCTGTGCTGTCCTAAAACACTGGTGGACTACTGTACTGCATGTGCTGTTGATGCTGGGTTATTAAAGCTGAGCTGGGTGCTGACACGGGTCGGCTGTGCCACCACGGCGAGTCTTACAATGAGAGGGGAGGATCTGTCCATGCTGATGACAGTGCGATTAACCCTGCGAAGAAGCCGCTCCATTATCAGCTGAACGTGGCCTCTGGTGGgaccctgcacacacagaacaggCTCAGGAACAGTCATCTGAAAGACAGGGACACAGACTACACGCCGCACAGGGTCACTCTGCACTGATTACTGGTTTTGGTTGCTTTTGCCCAGGTTTTCACCTTCCACGTCTCTGAGGCAGAAAAGACTTCTCCTCAGGCTTTGAGATGGACTTTTGTCATGGTTTTCTGATTGTTTCCTTGTTGAAAGCTGTTCTCGGTGTTCATGAATTGTTAAGAGTCGCTGGGACGACcttttgctgccatttttcaaTGCTGTgagcttcacaaacaaaattcCATTCACCTCCATTGTATCTGGGTGATGGCAGACATCTGAAAAACTCTGCAAATAAaggtcaaagtgtgtgtgttcctggaGGTTTCATTCGTTTTGAAGCGTCTATCTGGGACTTAAACAAACAGCCCACTTTCCTCTCTACATGCTGGATGGGATATGCAACCCGTCCAGCAGGTGGACCAGACCCAGAATCCCCTCCACTGACTGCTGTGCGCCGACTCTACGACTGAGCCACaacctcatttttttttctttgtaattttttaaacttgtgTGTCGACTGGTGAGGTGTGACTGCTCACCACGTCCTTGCGGTCCAGGTAGTCCAGCACCGTGCTGAGCAGCTGCGCGCAGGCCTCGTGGTCGGGTTTACTCGAGTGGTCGTCCAGCTGGCCGCTCAGCTGGTCGTTGACGAGAGGCAGAAGCACATCTCGACAATCTGCGGCCACAGAGCGCACAGGGAGACTGAGCTCACGCATCACACGGCACATTTCCTTCTAATGGACCTGACCTGACAAGCTTGTACGGTGCTGTAATGTTGGGGgttttttccctccctgcctTCATCTTGCGTGAAAAGTCATTATGTGATTTTTCGAGCCTCGAGGACTCCTACCTGGCTGCCTGAAAAGGTCACTCTCCACCATTTTACACATGCAGCCCAGCTTCTGACGCACGAGCTGAGAGTCGGGGATGCTCTCGATGAACTTCGCTAGGAGAACACTGGAAGCAGAACGAAAGAAAAAGAGCCAAAAGAGCAGCTGTGGCAATTTTAATGCTGTTCACATTTCACGTGTAGTAATTATTGTCACAGAGGGCTAATGAGAAGCACACACGGCGGGTTGATTTTACAGCAGCAAGAACTGAGAAAGACGCCTCCTAGACTCAGAAGTAAATATGATAATTTGCACTGAGACAGGCAATTATCATTTCCTGCTGTGCAAACCCTCTGGAGAGTTACCTGAGCTCCACGGGATCAAACACAGTCTGGATGTCATTAATGATGCTGGGGACGTATTTCAATATTGctccctgaaaaaaaaaagcacagaatcAGGTCTCATCAGGCTgaatgcttttattctgaaggaatATTTCACCGCCTGAGCTCTGCAGTCAGTCTGTAAACGGTGTGACACATTTCACACCAAACActggaaaacactgaattaaTGCAACATCTTCATAGAGTCCAGCTGGCTGGCTGGAGATTcagattatttgttttaaagctagaaaatttttaaaaaagtttctGATTTCCagtctaaaaacacaaaaagccacTGCAGACATCACCTGCTCTTCTTCAGCTCACCTTTATCTTCACTCCCTCGTCCAGCGGTCTGTCCATCAGCGTGTtgaaagacaggaaaagggTGCGAATGGAGTTGAGGAACGCGTCCCCGTCCTCACTGTTCCCGTAGAACCTGAGAAGCAAGGCCAGACTCTGCATCACAAGCAAACACCCTGAGAACATGAAGAGCGGATGCTTGTGTGGAAGAGCCCCTCGTACCTGAGATACAGGACCCGGGACTGCACAATAAACCTGAACAGGTACTTGAGCGCTTTGAGAGCTGCGTAGAGCCTCTCGGTCAGGACGGGCTCCTCGGCGTGGCCCACATAGTAGTTAAGGACCCTGGTTAGCTTCCTGAGACAGTGAGTGAGTCAGGCATTAAGGTCTGCTGGCAATTCGGGTGTGGGTGGAGAAGTGGAGCAAAAGAAGCACTAAAAATAAAGAGCATGGAGGAGGGCGTAAGCCATCAAAGGTGGGAAATGGAGACTCACATGTAGGCCAAAGTGGCACTGAAGTGCTTGTTGATGTACGTTTCCAGGACTGGGTTGAAGTGCTGGAACTTGATGTCGCCAATAAGTGTGATTATAAAAACCTGGTCATAAACAAGAGGAGGAAACTAAATCAGTCCAAGCTGgaaaacattcacacagattCCCAGTTCTGTTGGTTTTTTTACTTGTGCCCATTTGGGCTACAATCCTTAAAGGAACAGctcacccaaaaatgaaaactcagaCATTTTCTACTCATCTCCACGTGACCGGAAAAATTTGTGGAGgttcaattttcattttcatgaaatcaaacTCTGTTTTTGGTGGCATTCGATGTATTTCCACTCTGCAGTCACCTCTTCACTCCACAGAGCTTTCACTGTTAAGCGGCAGGGTTCGCCACTCCTGTCGCTGGACTCAGATTAtcttcacaggaaacaaaacttGTAATCCAGAGTTTGATCTAACGGCCACCAGTCCAGCCTTActgcacactgctgctgcttcttacTGAGGGCCAAGCTGCGCCACAAGACAACCGCTGCCCGACCTCgtatgaaaacatttgtgagGTGGAGTTAAAGCCAGTCGTCACGACGGAGGAAATGTGGTTCAATtataactctctctctctccacagagACATTCATAGAGTCGCACAcgtgaaaagcaacaaaaacaatgaatacGAACGACAAAGAGAGCCGTTCTCACCCAGCACCAACAATTAGGACGtcagaaaagtgtgtgtgtgagagtgtgtgcgtgtaatgTAAAACTGTCATGCAGACACACTGTGGcctgaaaacaaactgaccaAAGCATTGAACACCAGGGTGTCATAGGTGTCCTTCTCTGACGTCTCCATCATGATGTTAAACAGGGCGTCCAGCGTGTCCTGGAGAAACTGTGCGGGAAAACACAAAGCCAATTCACGCTATAACACACAGCAACACGTAACGTATGCAGCGCAGCACTCGTCAGGCAAAGAGAGCTCACTTTGACGATCTCgcctccctccacctccatcagcCTCTGCAGGATCTGGTCCAGATCTTCAGGGTTAGACCTCCAGTTCAACAGGCCAAGCAAGTCGACTGGAAAAGCACCAGAACACGAGAGCAACATCAGCTAACTGCGTCAGCCTGATATGTCAGCATGAATCTGATTAGATCAGCCAGCGTCAGCAGCGCAGAGCGGCTTCTTAAAGACGACATGAGGACAGCACGCGAGCGCGTCCCGGGGTACCGTTCTGAGTGAGCTTAGTGGAGCAGGTGAGCGAGGCGATCTGGAAGCTGTCTTTAGTCACAGGAATCACTCCAGAATGGTGGAACGGCTTCCCCgtctgcttctccttctcctccacctcagcCCAGGTCGCTGGCAAGGTGAGATAAACCTTCGCATCCTCGGCCTTTTTCACATCAACCTaagaaattcacaaaatgtGGAATAAATCATGAAGCGCATTGATCCACGCAGATCTAATTTCATATTGATTgattgagagagagggagactcaTGCATAATCCGTCTACCCGCCGTCAGCTACAACATCTACTATCAGCTACTATCTGCTGCTTGTTTTAAAGACAATCAAGTttcacacaaaaccacaaacttgCCAGCACCTTATAGACGATAAGTTCGTGCCTGCCGTCCTTCAGCGTCGTCCCGTCTCCTCTCATGAGCCGGACGAAGGCCATACCGAAGGGCTTCTCCGACTTGTCCCGAGCTGCGGGACACACATGTGAACTGAGCGTAACGCGGCGGCAGGATTACGTGTGGGTGTTTGTCACAGCAATAAGGTACAGTCACTCACAGTCTTGGGAGGATCTGTGGCGAAACATCACCCTCAGGTGACAGCGGCACACGTCTTCGATGGGAATCGTCACCTTgcagggaggagggaaaagtCAGGGGAATTAAGGCCAGTGTGAATACGGGATTATACACACGGAGGGAGATTTACACGAGCAGCACATTCTGCTGCCGGATCTTCGCCAGAAGATTAAATTCATCGCGCTGAGCTACAGTAAATCCATGTGAAAAAGAGAACATGAGGTAGCGTGTGGAAGAGCTGCACGCTCCAGCTTACCTTGACGGTTTCGTTCCAACACGGCTGCTTCACCTGGTAGTAAATGACAGACTTGTACTCTGTGATTCCATCGTAACCGGCACCAGGAAATATGGCTTTCTGCACGACGTGAGGAGGCAGGGGATTAGTTAGCGTGGCAGGAACAACCGGAATTTGCAACTGACTCTGACAGACgaaaacaaaaagctgagcGCAGAAATTAGGCTCAAAATGCGCATCcacacatgaaaaataagattcacaaataaactgaaaacacatcagctcAGTTTGGCCTTCGTGTGCTGTTTTATGCTCTGAGGATTTACACATTTAATTCACTGTTGGTCAATactatttgtttgattttattgatatttttcatacaatgacattttgatacatttatttgtttgttttttatgttatcatcatgattattattattatctcaaCCACCCATCTCAGGCTCTGAAATGAGGTCCGACCGTACGGCGTGCAGCCGAGGCTGATGGGACAGCCTGGGCCTTTTGTCACGAACCAGACTACGAGACGAGTGCTCGCTTAGACCTGATGGTGGTGCGAGAGGAAAACCAGGCAGAcagaggaacatgaatgtctTGAGCCACCAGAGAGCCAATGAGATACTTGACTCGAAACCAAACGTCAACCTCAGGGAAGAGCCGCAGGAAACGCCTGCAGGGTTCATCATCTGAGGACCACGAACGCTGGTGGTGGACTGACCGCCCGACACTGATCTCCCCACAGCCACGGCACgagcaaaagtacaaaatctCACGCGCAATAACAGAATTTATTATGGGACTCCTCGTGAGCCCGTTTTACCTCCATGGGGTTGCCTTCATCGTCATGCACGCTCAGTATGACCTCCACGTTTTTCGGCGTCTTCTTTTTGCCGCGGTCAAACTCTCCCTGCAGCAAGGTCACGTAAATATCATTCCTCACGTTTCCTGGAGGAAGCACAACAGACGATCAGGCAGACGTGACAAAAATGATGAACCAGCAAGCAATTAAA harbors:
- the dock5 gene encoding dedicator of cytokinesis protein 5 isoform X4, which codes for MTRWIPTKKEKYGVAIYNYDATGEQELCLQVGDTVHILEKLEGWYRGYTLRKKSQKGIFPASYIHLKEATVEGMGQQEIIIPADLPLVQELGATLREWAQIWHNLFVANKTTLFRSVQQMAYSLIEYRSQIVSGTLPKDDLVELKKKVTAKIDYGNRILGLDLVVRDESGNTLDPDQTSTVSLFRAHETASRSVDDRIQEEKTRLQNLEMRRQTLFSTVHTYSLLMNLKNFVCNIGEDAELLMSLYDPDQSEFISENFLVRWDSMGMPKEIEKLNNLPALFTDLSSSDLMRQRLFLVCQIIRVGSMELKEGKKHTGGLRRPFGVAVMDITDVAHGKTDDEDKQHFIPFQQIAMETYIRQRQLIMSPLIPSRVIGENEPLTAVFNKVIATREVNHKGQGLFVTLKLLPGDLAQVRKDYPHFVDRSTAIVRKMGFPEIILPGNVRNDIYVTLLQGEFDRGKKKTPKNVEVILSVHDDEGNPMEKAIFPGAGYDGITEYKSVIYYQVKQPCWNETVKVTIPIEDVCRCHLRVMFRHRSSQDSRDKSEKPFGMAFVRLMRGDGTTLKDGRHELIVYKVDVKKAEDAKVYLTLPATWAEVEEKEKQTGKPFHHSGVIPVTKDSFQIASLTCSTKLTQNVDLLGLLNWRSNPEDLDQILQRLMEVEGGEIVKFLQDTLDALFNIMMETSEKDTYDTLVFNALVFIITLIGDIKFQHFNPVLETYINKHFSATLAYMKLTRVLNYYVGHAEEPVLTERLYAALKALKYLFRFIVQSRVLYLRFYGNSEDGDAFLNSIRTLFLSFNTLMDRPLDEGVKIKGAILKYVPSIINDIQTVFDPVELSVLLAKFIESIPDSQLVRQKLGCMCKMVESDLFRQPDCRDVLLPLVNDQLSGQLDDHSSKPDHEACAQLLSTVLDYLDRKDVGPTRGHVQLIMERLLRRVNRTVISMDRSSPLIGHYLACMTAILKQMDDTHYAHYISTFRTRQDIIDFLMETFIMFKDLMGNVFPTDWVIMNLVQMQVFLRAINQYSDVLNMYFLDQAHFELQLWNNYFHLTVAFLTHPTLQLESFSQEKRNKILNKYGDMRKTIGFKMRDMWYNLGPHKMKFIPAMVGPILEVTLVPEPELRKATIPIFFDMMQCEHNFSPGRTFETFENELITKLDQEVEGGRGDEQYKVLLEKTLLEHCRRHRYLSQSGEELALLLSSLLENLLAYRTITHDESPEHRMSCTVNVLNFYKEKKREDIYIRYLYKLRDLHLDCENYTEAAYTLLLHAELLEWSDKPCAPHLIPRDGEHVWTQQELKERLFQEIICYLDKGKMWEKAIELGKQLAKMHESHMFDFMELSQLLKNQAKFYENIMHAMRPQPEYFAVGYYGLGFPTFLRNKMFIYRGKEYEWLEDFSLKLLSQFPNAVRMTSTAPPGDNISNSPGQYIQCFTVKPVLTVPHQFKDKGVPEQILNYYRTNEVDQFQYSRPFRKGEKDPDNEFATMWIERTTYITAYRFPGILKWFEVKSVSVEEISPLENAVETMEMANEKLSNLVQQQACDRSLSINPLSMMLSGIVDPAVMGGFSNYEKAFFTDTYIQEHPEDHERIEVLKHLIALQIPLLADGIRIHGEKTTEQLKPLHNRLVTCFQDLREKVEKHYGVITLIRR